The genomic stretch ACGAGGCCGCCGTGTAGCTCGAATACATCGTGCCGTTGCGGTAGGCCAGTTGCGGCCCTTGGCACGCCGCGCAACCTTCCGGATCCGACTCGCCGATGATGACCGGAATCCCCTTCAGCTCGGGATAGCCACCGAACGTCACGAACGCCGTCTCGATCGTCTTCAGTTGGTTGGCGATCCCCATGCGCACGTGCCCGTCGACGATCGTCGGGCTGCCCTTGGCGTGAAACGCCACGAAGTCCAGCGGCGTGCCCTTCTCTCCGGTGGCGTAGTTGGTCCCGCGCAACGCGTGTTCCAGAAACCTCTTCATGAACGCGCCTCCGTGACCGGCCGTGTGCGGCCCGCCCACGCGTGCAGTCGGAAGCGCACGCCGCACGCCGGCAATGGCGTAGTCGTGCAACTTCAAGAACTCGTCCACGCTCCCGCCCCAGTAACCGTCGGGCTGGTTGTTCGCCTCGTTCCACACCTGCCACCACCATGTCTCCACTTCCTGGATACCATGACGCTCGACGGAATGCTTCGCCCATTGGTAGGCCAATTCACCCCACTTCGCGTAGTCCTTCGGCGGCTTCGTCCACCCCGTGTAGATGCGCTCGTAGGGCAACCCCGGACGCCACGAGTGCCGATACGGGTGCGGGTCGCTCGACATCGCTTCCGGCATGAACCCGATCTGCACCAGCGGCTTCACCCCGCGCTCGAGGTACGAGTCGAAGATCCGGTCGATTCCGCGCCAGTCGTAGATCGGATTGCCTTCGTCGTCTTCGGTGTAGGCGTTGGTCGAGCCCCATTTGAACGCAGGCGTCCCGTCACCGCTGCACAGCAGGTTGTGCGCACGAAAGTACATCCTCCCGGGCGCCAACTCGCCGATCTGGCCGAGCAGTTTCTGCCCGTCCTTCATCGTGGCGTAGTTCGGTTCGTCCGCTCCGAAGTAGCGCCAGAACGTCCGCAACGGACCCGTGACTTCGCCGGCGTCGACGGTCATCGAGACGGGAAACGTCTCCGCGGCCGCGCGTACCGACACGACGGTAGCCGAAACGAACATCGCGACGGCGAGAAGCAGAAGGGGTATTTTCATGTAGGTTCGAGTGCTTCAGAGCGAAGGCGTGTCGTGCCGATCCGGATACGCCGCGAACTCCCACACGGAC from Opitutales bacterium ASA1 encodes the following:
- a CDS encoding beta-xylosidase, with the protein product MKIPLLLLAVAMFVSATVVSVRAAAETFPVSMTVDAGEVTGPLRTFWRYFGADEPNYATMKDGQKLLGQIGELAPGRMYFRAHNLLCSGDGTPAFKWGSTNAYTEDDEGNPIYDWRGIDRIFDSYLERGVKPLVQIGFMPEAMSSDPHPYRHSWRPGLPYERIYTGWTKPPKDYAKWGELAYQWAKHSVERHGIQEVETWWWQVWNEANNQPDGYWGGSVDEFLKLHDYAIAGVRRALPTARVGGPHTAGHGGAFMKRFLEHALRGTNYATGEKGTPLDFVAFHAKGSPTIVDGHVRMGIANQLKTIETAFVTFGGYPELKGIPVIIGESDPEGCAACQGPQLAYRNGTMYSSYTAASFARKHDLADVHAINLEGAVTWAFTFEDQPWFAGFRQVASNGVPMAVFNVFRMFSRMGSERVAASSSAQVPLPEIVNSGVRGAPDVGVLASRDTNEVSVLVWHYHDDDVSGPDAAVSLVIAGLPKTATKVRLEHLRVDGHHGNAYAEWLRMGSPVAPNAEQYEELERASALTALGSSPDSAAAVEGEATIAFDLPRQGVSLLLLRWD